The following proteins are encoded in a genomic region of Spirosoma sp. SC4-14:
- a CDS encoding sterol desaturase family protein, which translates to MKDLIQYAIPGFVILLVAEVIVTAIQQKDYYNAKDTASSLSMGIGNVIIGIVGKVIVFGAYSLVYQVRLFTIDMTQWWAWVLLFFADDFSYYWFHRISHSSRYFWASHVVHHSSMKYNLGTALRQTWTGNLSGAFIFWVWLPLVGFSPVAVMTMQAISLLYQFWIHTELINKFPAPIEYIFNTPSHHRVHHGSDLDYLDKNHAGVLIIWDRMFGTFEPERNRPTYGLTKNIDSHNPVRIAFHEWADIGRDLSKAGSFRNAVGYLFGPPGWSPDGSRKTTRQLREEQKRNATHPQEPHSQQFSH; encoded by the coding sequence ATGAAGGATCTGATTCAGTATGCAATACCGGGCTTTGTTATTCTGCTCGTTGCTGAAGTGATAGTAACGGCCATTCAGCAAAAGGATTATTACAATGCCAAAGACACGGCCAGTAGCCTGTCGATGGGAATTGGCAATGTTATTATTGGCATTGTCGGAAAAGTGATTGTGTTTGGTGCTTATTCGCTGGTGTATCAGGTTCGGCTGTTTACGATCGATATGACCCAGTGGTGGGCATGGGTGCTGCTTTTTTTTGCCGACGATTTCAGTTACTACTGGTTTCACCGGATTAGTCATAGTAGCCGCTATTTCTGGGCATCGCACGTAGTACACCACTCATCCATGAAATACAACCTCGGCACGGCGCTACGCCAAACCTGGACTGGTAACCTCAGTGGTGCATTTATTTTCTGGGTTTGGCTCCCTTTGGTGGGCTTTTCGCCGGTTGCGGTTATGACTATGCAGGCCATCAGCCTACTCTATCAGTTTTGGATTCATACCGAACTGATCAATAAATTTCCGGCACCGATCGAGTATATTTTCAACACGCCCTCCCATCATCGGGTCCATCATGGCTCCGACCTGGATTATCTCGACAAAAATCATGCGGGTGTGCTAATCATTTGGGATCGTATGTTCGGTACGTTCGAACCCGAACGCAACCGCCCAACCTATGGGCTGACCAAAAATATCGATTCACATAATCCGGTACGAATTGCGTTTCATGAATGGGCCGATATTGGCCGGGATCTGAGTAAGGCTGGTTCATTCAGAAATGCGGTGGGCTATCTCTTTGGCCCTCCGGGCTGGAGCCCTGATGGCTCCCGAAAAACAACCCGGCAGCTACGGGAAGAACAGAAACGAAACGCTACCCACCCCCAGGAGCCCCATTCTCAACAATTCAGTCATTGA
- a CDS encoding exo-alpha-sialidase codes for MDLSSHHRSFFNNPYALTPTHWYRFLRNVYQADKWRELISYLRWEIKHRLGLFQTNRYLTFTDHTPVFLNSSSDSVDTITSVRIRKALHPWRMRLQNSSGQVWGCLFGNDFSLYSLSDVNHSIHICYQFTHPIQSIYLSARSHLYVCCQGQLYRSTDKGKSFEQVLTLSSTSSYFLFNNGMTELPDGRLLLGEYGVVREQKSWQNLAHVYYAANEGQAWQKTDFLIRDGVNKHVHLVKYSLFLNALILTDGDNKKQIWCNRSLSRLDQAANGQNDGWHRLNKSHYQMGGYLSMTELNGTVFLGSDYLGGTNFLVTTQDGSVFTKQVIPDPYRRSPVMDIVRRKQTNGQVELWAVLHNSIASSTRSLLMVSADNGLSWRKIIDYDGTTHEIKLVSSSARLIDELYFVVITQKGGHSSQSVFVVSDN; via the coding sequence ATGGACCTATCATCACACCACCGTTCATTCTTCAATAATCCGTATGCACTGACACCTACCCATTGGTATCGCTTTCTGCGTAATGTATACCAGGCCGACAAATGGCGGGAACTGATTTCTTATCTGCGCTGGGAAATCAAGCACCGGCTGGGTCTCTTTCAAACTAATCGGTACCTTACCTTCACCGACCATACGCCAGTTTTTCTGAATTCATCGTCCGATTCCGTCGATACTATTACCTCGGTTCGGATCAGGAAGGCACTCCACCCCTGGCGAATGCGCCTACAAAACTCCTCTGGCCAAGTTTGGGGATGCCTGTTTGGTAACGATTTTTCGTTGTATAGCCTTTCCGATGTCAACCACTCCATTCACATATGCTATCAATTTACCCATCCCATTCAGTCAATCTACTTATCAGCACGAAGTCATCTTTATGTATGCTGTCAAGGCCAACTTTATAGAAGTACCGATAAAGGCAAATCATTTGAGCAGGTGCTAACGCTTAGCAGTACCAGCAGCTATTTTCTATTCAATAATGGCATGACCGAACTACCCGATGGGCGGCTTCTGCTGGGCGAATATGGAGTTGTCCGGGAGCAAAAGTCCTGGCAAAATCTGGCGCATGTCTATTACGCGGCCAACGAAGGGCAGGCCTGGCAGAAAACCGATTTTCTTATTCGCGATGGCGTCAACAAACACGTCCATCTGGTAAAATACAGTCTGTTTCTAAACGCATTGATTTTAACCGATGGCGATAATAAAAAGCAGATTTGGTGTAATCGGAGCCTATCCCGGCTCGACCAGGCCGCTAATGGCCAGAACGATGGCTGGCACCGGCTCAATAAGTCTCATTACCAGATGGGTGGCTACCTATCTATGACTGAGTTAAATGGTACCGTATTTTTGGGATCAGACTATTTGGGCGGAACCAACTTTCTTGTTACGACTCAGGATGGCTCTGTTTTTACGAAACAGGTAATTCCGGATCCATACCGCCGTAGTCCGGTTATGGATATTGTCAGACGGAAGCAAACCAATGGCCAGGTGGAGTTATGGGCCGTATTGCACAACAGTATTGCCAGTTCTACCCGATCGCTCCTGATGGTTTCAGCAGACAATGGCCTATCCTGGCGAAAAATAATCGATTACGACGGCACCACCCATGAAATTAAACTGGTTAGTTCTTCGGCCCGGCTAATCGATGAGCTTTATTTCGTTGTTATCACCCAAAAAGGCGGTCATAGCAGCCAATCGGTTTTTGTCGTGTCGGATAATTGA
- a CDS encoding response regulator transcription factor, which produces MSSSQGKILIADDHRMFNDAVASMLRPLFGHIWQVFDGADLLYTIQAHSPELLLLDINLPNLNGLEAARMLRQQVSRLKIMLVTMYNHAHFVAEAQSLGLEGYLLKDSPSQVLINGIQTVLEGGRFFDPKLQKFPESSDDFVKGFLLTRREKEVIRALVAGKNAEQIANDLCIAYETVKSHRKNIYLKLGINSLVDLIRISQAQGWTE; this is translated from the coding sequence ATGAGTTCGTCTCAGGGAAAAATCCTGATCGCCGATGATCACCGAATGTTCAACGATGCAGTAGCCAGTATGCTACGGCCTCTGTTTGGCCATATCTGGCAGGTTTTCGACGGAGCCGATCTACTGTATACTATTCAGGCTCACTCGCCCGAACTGCTTTTGTTAGACATCAACTTACCCAATCTGAACGGGCTCGAAGCGGCCCGTATGCTTCGTCAGCAGGTATCCCGGCTGAAAATCATGCTGGTAACCATGTACAACCATGCTCATTTCGTAGCCGAAGCTCAATCCCTGGGCTTGGAAGGTTACCTGCTGAAAGACTCTCCATCTCAAGTACTAATCAATGGAATTCAGACGGTGCTGGAAGGAGGCCGCTTTTTTGACCCGAAACTTCAGAAGTTCCCCGAATCGTCCGACGATTTCGTGAAAGGTTTTCTGCTCACCCGGCGCGAAAAAGAAGTGATCCGAGCGTTAGTTGCTGGCAAAAATGCAGAACAGATTGCTAACGATCTTTGCATTGCCTACGAAACCGTAAAAAGTCACCGCAAAAACATTTATCTTAAGTTAGGTATCAATAGCCTGGTCGACCTCATCCGCATAAGCCAGGCCCAGGGCTGGACCGAGTAA
- a CDS encoding GNAT family N-acetyltransferase, translating into MNSAEPLVRNNRHHHRFELEIDGKLSIIAYQDIDDQTLAVVHTEVDRSLEGKGVGSRLVAGMLSYVESHDLKIVPLCPFVAAYLERHPEWSHVVSTEYSVNDF; encoded by the coding sequence ATGAATTCTGCTGAGCCCCTTGTTCGCAATAACCGCCATCATCATCGGTTCGAGCTGGAGATCGATGGTAAACTCTCTATAATTGCTTATCAGGACATCGACGACCAGACCCTTGCTGTGGTGCATACCGAAGTGGATCGTAGTCTGGAAGGAAAAGGCGTTGGTTCGCGATTAGTTGCTGGTATGCTGAGCTATGTTGAGAGTCACGATCTGAAAATTGTGCCGCTCTGTCCCTTCGTTGCTGCTTATCTGGAACGGCATCCCGAATGGAGCCATGTCGTTTCCACGGAGTATTCGGTTAATGATTTTTGA